Proteins encoded by one window of Amaranthus tricolor cultivar Red isolate AtriRed21 chromosome 4, ASM2621246v1, whole genome shotgun sequence:
- the LOC130811397 gene encoding exosome complex component RRP41 homolog produces MEFISPEGLRLDGRRPLEMRQLRAEIGVVSKADGSAVFEMGNTKVIAAVYGPREVENKSQQINDQALVRCEYTMANFSTGDRVRKPKGDRRSTEISMVIRQTMESCIMTNLMPRSQIDIFVQVLQADGGTRSACINAATLALADAGIPMCDLVTSCSAGYLCTTPLLDLNYVEDSAGGPDITVGLLPKLDKVTLLQMDSKLPLDTFESVMQLAIEGCKAIANYVREVLLENTKQQEYRCGL; encoded by the exons ATGGAGTTTATCAGCCCTGAAGGTCTCCGCTTAGATGGTCGTCGTCCTTTAGAG ATGAGGCAGCTACGTGCAGAGATTGGTGTTGTTTCTAAAGCTGATGG TTCAGCTGTTTTTGAGATGGGCAACACTAAAGTTATTGCCGCCGTTTATGGTCCTAGAGAG GTTGAAAACAAATCGCAGCAGATCAACGATCAGGCATTG GTGCGCTGCGAGTACACTATGGCCAATTTCAGTACTGGAGATCGTGTAAGGAAACCAAAAGGAGACAG GCGGTCTACAGAAATATCAATGGTTATTCGGCAAACCATGGAGTCTTGCATAATGACAAACTTAATGCCTCGTTCGCAG ATTGACATTTTCGTTCAGGTCCTACAAGCTGATGGAG GAACTAGATCTGCATGCATAAATGCAGCTACTTTAGCTCTAGCCGATGCCGGCATTCCAATGTGTGATCTGGTTACATCCTGCAGTGCTGGCTATCTTTGTACCACACCTCTCCTTG ATCTAAACTATGTTGAAGATAGTGCTGGTGGTCCAGATATTACTGTGGGACTTCTTCCTAAACTGGACAAAGTTACACTTCTCCAG ATGGACTCAAAATTGCCATTGGATACATTTGAAAGTGTCATGCAGCTTGCCATTGAAGGTTGCAAGGCCATTGCCAATTACGTTCGAGAA GTATTGCTTGAGAACACTAAGCAGCAGGAGTATCGATGTGGTCTATAG
- the LOC130811396 gene encoding putative glucose-6-phosphate 1-epimerase isoform X1 — protein MGHSAAVWDYKVANEITQDWNGNPQVVLRNPHGALVRVSLHGGQVMSWKNEHGEELLFTSNKALFKPPKAMRGGIPICFPQFGNRGSLEQHGFARNKVWSIEESPPPLPPNDSNGKSYVDLILKPSSEDLKFWPHSFEYRLRVALGIDGRLSLISRIRNVNGKPFTFSFAYHTYMSVSDISEVRIEGLETLDYLDNLSQKERRTEQGDALTFENEVDRVYLSCPNAIAVIDHGKKRTFVIRKEGLPDVVVWNPWDKKSKAMVDLGDEEYKYMLCVDGAAVENPITLKPGEEWMGRLELLVVPSSFCSDHLDLHKAYF, from the exons ATGGGACATTCTGCAGCAGTTTGGGATTACAAAGTTGCTAATGAAATCACCCAAGATTGGAATGGAAATCCTCAAGTTGTTCTTAGGAATCCTCATGGTGCTTTAGTAAga GTCAGTTTGCATGGAGGACAGGTTATGTCATGGAAAAATGAACATGGAGAAGAACTTTTATTTACCAGCAACAAG GCTCTCTTTAAGCCACCAAAAGCTATGAGGGGCGGAATCCCCATTTGTTTCCCTCAG TTTGGAAACCGTGGGTCGCTTGAACAACATGGGTTTGCCAGGAACAAAGTCTGGTCCATCGAAGAAAGTCCCCCGCCACTGCCACCCAACGATTCCAATGGAAAATCCTATGTTGACTTGATTCTGAAACCGTCATCTGAAGATCTCAAATTCTGGCCACACAG TTTTGAGTATCGCTTGAGGGTTGCTCTTGGGATAGATGGACGTTTGTCGTTGATATCTCGGATTAGGAACGTTAATGGAAAGCCTTTTACTTTCTCATTTGCCTACCACACCTATATGTCCGTATCGGATATCAG CGAGGTCAGGATAGAAGGATTGGAAACGCTTGACTATCTAGACAACCTCTCTCAAAAAGAACGCCGCACTGAGCAAGGAGATGCTTTGACATTCGAGAATGAG GTGGATCGTGTTTATTTGAGCTGTCCGAATGCTATAGCTGTTATTGACCATGGAAAGAAGAGAACGTTTGTGATCCGAAAGGAAGGCTTACCGGATGTTG TTGTATGGAATCCATGGGACAAAAAATCAAAGGCGATGGTTGATCTTGGGGATGAAGAATACAAGTATATGCTTTGTGTTGACGGAGCAGCAGTCGAGAACCCGATTACGCTCAAACCCGGAGAAGAATGGATGGGGAGGCTCGAGCTGTTAGTCGTGCCTTCGAGCTTTTGTAGTGATCATCTTGATCTGCACAAAGCATATTTCTAG
- the LOC130811396 gene encoding putative glucose-6-phosphate 1-epimerase isoform X2, protein MGHSAAVWDYKVANEITQDWNGNPQVVLRNPHGALVRVSLHGGQVMSWKNEHGEELLFTSNKALFKPPKAMRGGIPICFPQFGNRGSLEQHGFARNKVWSIEESPPPLPPNDSNGKSYVDLILKPSSEDLKFWPHSFEYRLRVALGIDGRLSLISRIRNVNGKPFTFSFAYHTYMSVSDISEVRIEGLETLDYLDNLSQKERRTEQGDALTFENEVDRVYLSCPNAIAVIDHGKKRTFVIRKEGLPDLYGIHGTKNQRRWLILGMKNTSICFVLTEQQSRTRLRSNPEKNGWGGSSC, encoded by the exons ATGGGACATTCTGCAGCAGTTTGGGATTACAAAGTTGCTAATGAAATCACCCAAGATTGGAATGGAAATCCTCAAGTTGTTCTTAGGAATCCTCATGGTGCTTTAGTAAga GTCAGTTTGCATGGAGGACAGGTTATGTCATGGAAAAATGAACATGGAGAAGAACTTTTATTTACCAGCAACAAG GCTCTCTTTAAGCCACCAAAAGCTATGAGGGGCGGAATCCCCATTTGTTTCCCTCAG TTTGGAAACCGTGGGTCGCTTGAACAACATGGGTTTGCCAGGAACAAAGTCTGGTCCATCGAAGAAAGTCCCCCGCCACTGCCACCCAACGATTCCAATGGAAAATCCTATGTTGACTTGATTCTGAAACCGTCATCTGAAGATCTCAAATTCTGGCCACACAG TTTTGAGTATCGCTTGAGGGTTGCTCTTGGGATAGATGGACGTTTGTCGTTGATATCTCGGATTAGGAACGTTAATGGAAAGCCTTTTACTTTCTCATTTGCCTACCACACCTATATGTCCGTATCGGATATCAG CGAGGTCAGGATAGAAGGATTGGAAACGCTTGACTATCTAGACAACCTCTCTCAAAAAGAACGCCGCACTGAGCAAGGAGATGCTTTGACATTCGAGAATGAG GTGGATCGTGTTTATTTGAGCTGTCCGAATGCTATAGCTGTTATTGACCATGGAAAGAAGAGAACGTTTGTGATCCGAAAGGAAGGCTTACCGGAT TTGTATGGAATCCATGGGACAAAAAATCAAAGGCGATGGTTGATCTTGGGGATGAAGAATACAAGTATATGCTTTGTGTTGACGGAGCAGCAGTCGAGAACCCGATTACGCTCAAACCCGGAGAAGAATGGATGGGGAGGCTCGAGCTGTTAG
- the LOC130811395 gene encoding xyloglucan endotransglucosylase/hydrolase protein 24-like produces the protein MAISTSFRALVVTLLLWVFPLVANAGNFKKNFHITWGHNRVQMPDHGKHLTLSLDQFSGSGFESKSRYMFGKFDMKIKLVPRNSAGTVTTFFLASGGPIHDEIDYEFLGNVTGEPYTIHTNVFSQGKGDREQQFHLWFDPTADFHTYSITWNPSNIIFSIDGIAIREFKNRNSIGVPYPTSKPMKIYASLWNADDWATMGGRVKTDWSQAPFIASYGDFRITACKHVRSSSGTLNCQKESEWKNLELSSSDRKRMKMMQRKHMIYDYCNDHKRFRQGVPPECSLS, from the exons ATGGCAATTAGCACTAGTTTTAGAGCTTTAGTAGTTACACTATTGTTATGGGTTTTTCCTTTGGTTGCCAATGCTGGTAATTTCAAGAAGAACTTCCATATTACATGGGGTCATAATCGTGTCCAAATGCCCGATCATGGGAAGCATTTAACCCTTTCACTTGATCAATTTTCTGGATCAGGGTTTGAGTCCAAGAGTCGATATATGTTTGGCAAGTTCGATATGAAGATCAAACTTGTTCCTCGTAACTCTGCTGGCACTGTCACCACTTTTTTC TTGGCATCAGGTGGACCTATTCATGATGAAATAGATTATGAATTCTTGGGAAACGTAACAGGCGAACCATACACAATTCATACCAATGTATTCAGTCAAGGAAAAGGGGATAGagagcaacaatttcatttatGGTTTGATCCCACTGCAGATTTTCATACTTATTCTATTACTTGGAATCCTAGTAACATTAT ATTTTCCATAGATGGGATAGCAATTAGGGAATTTAAGAATAGAAATTCAATTGGAGTACCATACCCAACAAGCAAACCAATGAAGATATACGCGAGTTTATGGAATGCAGATGATTGGGCTACAATGGGTGGAAGAGTCAAAACTGATTGGAGTCAAGCTCCTTTTATTGCTTCTTATGGTGACTTTAGGATTACTGCTTGTAAACATGTTAGATCATCAAGTGGGACCCTTAATTGTCAAAAGGAAAGTGAATGGAAGAATCTAGAACTTTCCTCTTCGGATAGAAAAAGGATGAAGATGATGCAAAGAAAAcatatgatttatgattattGTAATGATCATAAGAGGTTTCGACAAGGTGTCCCTCCTGAATGCAGCTTATCATGA